One Candidatus Omnitrophota bacterium DNA window includes the following coding sequences:
- the rfbC gene encoding dTDP-4-dehydrorhamnose 3,5-epimerase: MIFKETKLKGAYVIELEKAQDERGFFAYSYCQKEFQEHGIDLNIVQCNVSYNKARGTLRGMHYQSTPFEQAKLVSCIKGRIYDVIIDLREDSCTYRKSYALELGGEDYRMLYIPKGFAHGYQTLEDDSVVFYQMSEFYHPECAKGVRWDDPLFSIKWPLDVKVISKKDKKCA; the protein is encoded by the coding sequence ATGATATTCAAAGAAACAAAATTAAAGGGCGCATATGTCATAGAATTAGAGAAGGCCCAAGACGAACGCGGTTTCTTTGCTTACTCCTATTGTCAGAAGGAATTTCAGGAGCACGGTATAGACCTCAATATAGTCCAGTGCAATGTCTCTTATAACAAGGCCAGGGGTACGCTGCGCGGCATGCATTATCAGTCTACTCCGTTCGAGCAGGCCAAGCTGGTCAGCTGTATAAAGGGCAGGATATACGACGTTATAATAGATCTGCGGGAAGACTCCTGCACTTATCGTAAATCGTATGCGCTGGAGTTAGGCGGGGAAGATTACAGAATGTTGTATATCCCGAAAGGTTTTGCGCATGGATACCAGACACTGGAAGATGATTCAGTTGTTTTTTACCAGATGTCCGAATTTTATCATCCAGAGTGCGCTAAGGGCGTAAGGTGGGATGACCCGTTATTTTCTATAAAATGGCCCCTTGACGTTAAGGTGATATCGAAGAAGGATAAAAAATGCGCATAA
- a CDS encoding NAD(P)-dependent oxidoreductase, translating to MNYTVLGVNGFIGKHVAAALGRRGHSVFCPAREEKLSGRDLGVAFYCIGLTADFRQRPLDTVDAHVCVLNRVLRETSYEKLVYLSSTRVYAGLKGCVNEDSVLLADPNDPSDLYNISKLMGESACLHSGRNAVVARLSNVIGPDFSSDNFISVLMREACEEKSILLHSMAQSAKDFILLEDAVGAIIALGELPRSGPIYNIASGRNLSNRQVCEAITAVEHCKWEVVPDARLLDFPEIDISRARKDLGLTPGDVLGSLAGMVRRYREKKDVEHGYTY from the coding sequence ATGAACTATACCGTACTCGGCGTCAACGGTTTTATAGGCAAACACGTAGCTGCGGCGCTGGGCCGGCGCGGCCACTCCGTGTTCTGTCCGGCCCGCGAAGAGAAGCTGTCGGGCCGCGACCTGGGCGTAGCGTTTTACTGTATCGGCCTTACCGCCGATTTCCGCCAACGGCCACTTGATACGGTGGATGCGCATGTATGTGTGTTAAATCGCGTCCTGCGCGAAACAAGTTATGAAAAACTGGTCTATCTTTCATCTACAAGGGTATACGCGGGGCTTAAGGGATGCGTGAACGAGGATAGCGTGCTTTTAGCGGATCCGAATGATCCTTCCGATCTTTACAATATATCGAAACTCATGGGCGAATCGGCTTGCCTGCATTCCGGGCGGAATGCGGTCGTTGCGCGCCTGTCCAATGTAATAGGGCCGGACTTCTCATCCGATAATTTCATATCCGTCCTTATGCGCGAGGCATGCGAAGAAAAATCGATACTCCTGCATTCAATGGCCCAGAGCGCTAAGGACTTCATTCTCCTGGAGGACGCAGTAGGGGCGATAATCGCTTTGGGGGAACTGCCCCGGTCCGGGCCCATATACAATATCGCATCGGGCCGGAACCTGAGCAACAGGCAGGTCTGTGAGGCGATTACCGCGGTCGAACACTGTAAGTGGGAAGTGGTCCCGGACGCGCGGCTGTTGGATTTCCCCGAGATCGACATTTCACGCGCGCGAAAGGACCTCGGCCTGACGCCCGGCGATGTTCTGGGCTCTCTGGCGGGCATGGTACGCCGCTATAGGGAAAAGAAAGATGTAGAACATGGATATACGTATTAA
- a CDS encoding radical SAM protein — translation MRIMILFPNTGSDGVIPLAVGILSSIAKDAGCEVRYVETTFYNKSNTATEDHESTGEFMPVKGREKSEYPPLQSFYTDFKDELNSFHPDVLAVHANSLEWELFKDVMENVQLPEVSPLVVVGGVHATIDPDSVMAEPFVNAVCVGEGEDTWAELIRAICDGNDVSGIAGLWVRTPKGINRNPRRPLIPADRLWDICPDHSLFDNRHLLKPYDGRMRRRALIEYSRGCPFSCSYCVNAALKNSFRGLGQFFRVRPFENFQRGVKQFKDRGAEILQLQDECFFHNNTGDIERFCGWYGKEIRLPLILQTRPESITEDKMRLVSGMRVPVQISLGVESGSSRILRNICGRHMTVDSIYNAFALIHRYGLRSSAYCMIGFPTETRREAFQTIGLIREIRPTVAIMSVFYPFTGVPLRKFCMDHGYIKGDEAARTFTGKTVLRGQPMSPEEVEGIRRCFRLYTKLPEKYLSKVERCERDFENNRSLFADLVQRSWSDEALEYSDGVKI, via the coding sequence ATGCGCATAATGATACTGTTCCCCAATACCGGCAGTGATGGAGTAATACCTCTGGCAGTAGGAATACTTTCTTCGATCGCAAAGGACGCCGGATGTGAGGTGCGCTATGTCGAAACAACCTTTTATAACAAAAGCAACACCGCCACCGAGGATCATGAATCTACCGGAGAGTTCATGCCCGTAAAGGGGCGTGAGAAATCAGAGTATCCGCCTTTGCAGAGTTTTTACACGGACTTTAAGGATGAGTTAAATTCATTTCATCCGGATGTGCTGGCTGTGCATGCCAATTCTTTAGAATGGGAGCTGTTCAAAGATGTCATGGAAAATGTTCAGTTGCCGGAAGTCTCGCCGCTTGTTGTTGTAGGCGGGGTGCATGCTACCATCGATCCGGATTCGGTTATGGCCGAACCTTTTGTGAATGCCGTATGTGTAGGCGAAGGTGAAGATACGTGGGCGGAGCTGATACGCGCAATTTGCGATGGAAACGATGTTTCCGGTATAGCAGGCCTATGGGTACGCACACCAAAGGGTATTAATAGAAATCCAAGGCGCCCGCTGATCCCGGCCGATAGGCTTTGGGATATCTGCCCCGACCACTCTCTTTTTGATAATAGGCACCTACTGAAGCCGTATGACGGCCGGATGCGTCGCCGCGCTTTAATCGAGTATTCCCGCGGATGCCCGTTTTCGTGCAGCTATTGCGTCAATGCCGCGCTTAAAAACAGCTTTAGGGGCCTTGGTCAATTCTTTCGAGTGCGCCCGTTTGAAAATTTTCAGCGCGGTGTAAAGCAGTTTAAGGATCGCGGAGCAGAGATACTGCAGCTTCAGGACGAGTGCTTCTTTCATAACAATACCGGGGATATTGAACGGTTTTGCGGCTGGTACGGTAAAGAGATCCGCCTGCCGCTTATTTTACAGACCCGGCCCGAGTCGATTACTGAAGACAAGATGCGTCTGGTCTCCGGGATGCGGGTCCCGGTGCAGATATCTTTAGGGGTTGAATCGGGAAGCTCGCGTATATTGCGGAATATATGCGGCCGGCACATGACGGTCGATTCCATATATAATGCTTTTGCCTTGATACACCGTTATGGGTTGCGTTCCAGCGCATACTGTATGATAGGCTTTCCTACCGAAACACGCCGGGAGGCCTTTCAGACGATAGGTTTGATTCGCGAGATCCGGCCTACCGTGGCTATCATGAGCGTCTTTTATCCTTTTACTGGAGTCCCCTTAAGGAAGTTCTGTATGGACCATGGTTATATAAAAGGCGATGAAGCTGCGCGGACCTTTACCGGAAAGACCGTTTTGCGGGGCCAGCCGATGAGCCCGGAGGAGGTTGAGGGAATACGGAGATGTTTCAGGTTGTATACGAAGCTGCCCGAAAAGTACCTTTCCAAAGTAGAGCGCTGCGAGCGCGATTTCGAGAATAATAGATCTCTCTTCGCCGATCTTGTACAGCGTTCGTGGTCGGACGAAGCGCTTGAATACAGCGACGGGGTCAAGATATGA
- a CDS encoding class I SAM-dependent methyltransferase, whose product MNNTANLTFKTGSSVVVERCQICDNPKLEPILFLGYLPPVNKMHKIGEMPKEENSYPAQLLYCAKCRLVQLGLIVDAGILFPSEYPYTSSTTKILRENFAELYKECIGLIDLKSSDLVVDIGSNDGNLLSNFKGLHNVLGITPEDIGKIAIKRGIPTVIDYFTKDVVENILTKSGQAKVITATNVFAHIEDINEIVECILRLLSKNGVFISESHYLLPLIETLQYDTIYHEHLRYYSLHSLQYLLKAHGLEIFHAKRIPTHGGSIRVYAARKGQYKVRDTVVALLKEEAPVVLSKESLMKFKDKVVLSKLELSSLLKDIKKNGGRIYGISAPSRASTLINYTGIDDGILDCVLEIKGSYKIGKYMPGTLIPILEESLLFKYQPEYALLLSWHIADELMPKLREKGFKGRYIVPLPSPRIVGD is encoded by the coding sequence TTGAATAATACCGCTAATCTTACTTTCAAGACAGGCTCAAGCGTTGTTGTCGAACGTTGTCAGATATGTGACAACCCTAAACTGGAACCGATTCTTTTTCTAGGGTATCTGCCTCCGGTAAATAAGATGCACAAGATCGGTGAAATGCCAAAGGAAGAAAATAGTTACCCTGCTCAGTTATTATATTGCGCTAAATGCCGCCTGGTACAGCTCGGCCTCATCGTTGACGCCGGTATATTGTTTCCTTCGGAATACCCTTATACCAGTAGCACGACCAAAATATTGAGAGAAAACTTTGCCGAACTTTACAAAGAATGCATTGGCCTGATAGACCTGAAATCAAGCGACCTGGTCGTGGATATCGGCTCAAACGACGGAAACCTTTTAAGCAACTTCAAGGGCCTCCATAACGTTCTCGGCATTACACCGGAAGATATCGGCAAGATCGCGATCAAGCGGGGCATACCTACCGTCATCGATTACTTTACAAAAGATGTTGTAGAGAATATTTTGACAAAGAGCGGCCAGGCAAAGGTTATTACGGCAACCAACGTCTTTGCCCATATTGAAGATATCAATGAAATAGTAGAATGCATCCTCCGGTTATTGTCAAAAAACGGCGTATTTATTTCAGAGTCACACTATCTTTTGCCTCTTATCGAAACGCTGCAATATGATACTATCTACCATGAACACCTGCGCTATTATTCGCTGCATAGCCTGCAGTATCTTCTTAAGGCGCACGGCCTGGAGATATTCCATGCCAAGCGCATCCCTACTCACGGAGGTTCAATAAGAGTATATGCGGCAAGGAAGGGGCAATATAAGGTGAGGGATACGGTTGTCGCGCTCCTGAAGGAAGAGGCCCCGGTTGTTCTTAGCAAAGAAAGCCTGATGAAGTTCAAGGACAAGGTCGTATTGTCCAAACTGGAGTTAAGCTCTTTATTAAAAGACATTAAAAAGAATGGCGGAAGGATATATGGTATAAGCGCGCCCTCAAGAGCAAGCACGCTTATAAATTATACCGGGATCGATGACGGTATACTGGATTGCGTTTTGGAGATCAAGGGTTCATACAAGATCGGCAAATATATGCCCGGGACACTTATACCAATATTGGAAGAATCGTTGCTTTTCAAGTACCAGCCGGAATATGCGCTTTTGCTCTCGTGGCACATAGCCGATGAATTAATGCCCAAGTTGAGAGAAAAAGGATTTAAGGGAAGGTACATAGTACCGCTGCCATCACCGAGGATAGTAGGAGATTAG
- a CDS encoding flippase, producing MINMPISGEKKQIIENIISLFIFQGSTYILPLITLPYLVRVLGPEKFGLVAFAQAFVYYFMVIAEYGFIHTASKKIAVSRDTNEGLVQVFNSIMLIKTILFFVCLVALTVIVAVFSKFRRDWDLYLVSYLAIMCNILFPTWFFQGMEKMKYISYLSMLSRVIFIVAIFSFVKAQSDYIYVPLSNLIGTFTASVISLWLIIKKFGIRIKAPLKTSIYSELKEGWHVFLGMASVSVYTTSNIFILGLFCRNEIVGYYKAADSIVKAFVALLSPVSQSMYPYISRLVVDSKKKAVAIIKKLLIGVGVATIIMGATIFIFAPYIVKILLGPQYTRSVIILRILSPLPFLLGTSSIVAVQGLLTFSMNKAFSSIVIFVGVINVILAFILTPLYKDIGISIALLISEMIATCAVILVFKYRRRKSVFA from the coding sequence ATGATAAATATGCCGATTTCCGGAGAAAAGAAACAGATAATAGAGAATATCATATCGTTGTTCATTTTTCAGGGGTCGACCTATATATTGCCGCTCATTACATTACCTTATCTTGTCCGCGTGCTGGGCCCTGAAAAATTCGGGTTAGTCGCATTCGCCCAGGCATTTGTCTACTATTTTATGGTCATAGCCGAGTACGGTTTTATACATACCGCATCGAAAAAGATCGCTGTTAGCAGAGATACCAACGAGGGGCTTGTGCAGGTTTTTAATTCCATAATGTTGATAAAAACCATCCTCTTTTTCGTATGCCTTGTTGCTTTAACCGTGATAGTAGCCGTATTCTCCAAATTCAGGAGAGACTGGGACCTTTATTTAGTGTCTTATCTGGCTATCATGTGTAATATCCTTTTCCCTACCTGGTTTTTTCAGGGAATGGAAAAAATGAAGTATATTAGTTATTTGAGCATGTTATCGAGGGTAATATTCATAGTAGCCATCTTCAGTTTTGTAAAAGCACAGTCGGACTATATTTATGTGCCTTTATCAAATCTGATAGGGACTTTTACAGCCAGCGTGATCAGCTTGTGGCTCATTATAAAAAAATTCGGCATAAGAATAAAAGCTCCTTTGAAAACTTCGATTTATTCGGAATTGAAGGAAGGATGGCATGTTTTTTTAGGGATGGCTTCCGTCAGTGTTTATACCACAAGCAATATATTCATTTTAGGCCTGTTTTGCAGAAATGAGATCGTCGGCTATTATAAGGCAGCCGACTCTATAGTAAAGGCGTTTGTGGCGTTGTTAAGCCCTGTTTCGCAGTCTATGTATCCATATATAAGCCGGCTGGTAGTCGACTCGAAAAAGAAAGCTGTCGCTATCATCAAAAAACTGCTTATTGGTGTCGGCGTGGCGACTATTATCATGGGGGCGACTATTTTTATTTTCGCACCCTATATCGTGAAAATACTTTTAGGCCCTCAATATACTCGGTCAGTGATAATCCTGAGGATACTTTCGCCGCTGCCATTTCTTCTTGGAACCAGCAGCATCGTGGCTGTACAGGGATTGCTGACCTTTAGCATGAATAAGGCGTTCTCTTCAATAGTTATATTCGTGGGGGTAATCAACGTGATACTGGCTTTTATCTTAACCCCTTTATACAAAGATATAGGCATTTCGATCGCATTATTGATCTCAGAAATGATCGCAACATGCGCCGTAATTCTTGTTTTCAAATACAGGCGGCGCAAAAGTGTATTTGCATGA
- the rfbF gene encoding glucose-1-phosphate cytidylyltransferase: MKVVILAGGMGTRISEETSVIPKPMIEVGGKPILWHIMKIYSHYGFNDFIVCLGYKGYIIKEYFSHYFLHTSDVTIDMKKNKVSVHSSSSEPWKVTLVDTGMETITGGRIKRIKKYIGKEPFLMTYGDGVGRIDIRELVRFHRKHKKMATVTAVQPLGRFGSLDVGRSGKVNSFLEKPRGDNNWINAGFFVLEAGIFDYIEGDSTHWEKEPLENLAKKGHLVAYKHTGFWKPMDTLRDKLELERLWDADKAPWKVW; this comes from the coding sequence ATGAAGGTAGTTATCCTTGCGGGTGGCATGGGGACGAGGATCAGCGAAGAGACAAGCGTGATACCCAAACCCATGATAGAGGTCGGAGGCAAACCAATACTATGGCATATCATGAAGATCTATTCGCATTACGGTTTCAACGATTTTATAGTCTGTTTGGGATACAAGGGCTATATCATCAAGGAATATTTTTCACACTATTTTTTGCACACAAGCGATGTAACGATAGACATGAAAAAAAATAAAGTGAGCGTTCATTCAAGCTCTTCAGAGCCGTGGAAGGTTACGCTGGTCGATACGGGCATGGAAACTATCACTGGCGGCCGGATAAAAAGGATTAAAAAATATATCGGGAAAGAGCCGTTTTTAATGACATACGGCGACGGGGTGGGACGGATCGATATAAGGGAGCTGGTACGTTTTCATCGTAAGCACAAAAAGATGGCTACGGTAACTGCGGTACAGCCGCTCGGCAGATTCGGCAGCCTGGATGTAGGAAGATCAGGCAAGGTCAATTCATTCCTGGAAAAACCGCGAGGAGATAATAACTGGATCAACGCGGGTTTTTTCGTCCTCGAGGCCGGTATCTTTGATTACATCGAAGGCGATAGTACGCACTGGGAAAAGGAACCGCTCGAAAATCTGGCGAAGAAGGGTCATCTGGTCGCTTATAAACATACGGGATTTTGGAAACCGATGGATACCCTGCGGGATAAGTTGGAATTAGAGCGGTTATGGGATGCCGATAAAGCGCCGTGGAAGGTCTGGTAA
- a CDS encoding class I SAM-dependent methyltransferase — translation MRCRFCNKELRQLFVSLGSAPLSNAYIKKEQLARKEPLYPLDVYVCDNCLLVQLPEFESPENIFSDYAYFSSCSETWMRHCEEYADKMFKDYGINKKSRIVEIASNDGCLLQYFMRKGANVLGIEPAVNVAETARKKNVPTETAFFGARTAKRLACEGKTADLLIGNNVLAHVPDLNDFVQGLSILLNPNGMITMEFPHLARLIEGRQFDTIYHEHFSYFSFLTAEKVFFSHSLVIFDVEELPTHGGSLRIYVKHKNDGTKPISERVHKMLDKETKSGYADITNYFAFDEKVKKARCELLSFLGKIRYDGKTIVGYGAAAKGNTMLNYCGIKNDLIDYVADISPHKQGRFMPGSRIPIVSPDRIRQTKPDYILILPWNIKEEIMRQLSYVRDWGGSFIIPIPELEVIR, via the coding sequence ATGAGATGCAGATTTTGCAATAAAGAGCTTAGGCAATTGTTCGTATCTTTAGGCTCTGCGCCTTTGTCGAACGCCTATATTAAGAAAGAGCAGTTGGCTCGTAAAGAACCGTTGTATCCTCTAGATGTTTACGTTTGCGATAATTGTCTTCTAGTCCAATTGCCCGAGTTCGAGAGCCCGGAGAATATATTCAGCGATTATGCGTATTTTTCCTCTTGTTCCGAAACGTGGATGAGACACTGCGAAGAGTATGCCGATAAGATGTTTAAGGATTACGGGATAAATAAAAAATCCCGCATTGTTGAAATAGCGAGTAACGATGGCTGTTTGCTGCAGTATTTTATGAGAAAAGGTGCTAACGTGTTAGGTATTGAGCCGGCCGTTAATGTTGCCGAAACGGCCCGGAAGAAAAATGTACCTACTGAAACGGCATTCTTTGGGGCCAGGACCGCGAAGCGGCTGGCGTGCGAGGGTAAAACAGCGGACCTGTTGATCGGGAATAATGTCCTGGCGCATGTACCGGACCTAAACGATTTTGTCCAAGGCTTAAGCATACTGCTGAACCCGAATGGGATGATTACAATGGAATTCCCGCATCTGGCAAGGTTGATAGAGGGCAGGCAGTTCGATACCATTTATCACGAACATTTTTCCTATTTCTCGTTTTTAACGGCGGAAAAGGTTTTTTTCTCCCACTCTCTTGTTATCTTTGACGTTGAAGAACTGCCTACGCATGGCGGTTCCTTAAGAATTTACGTCAAACACAAAAATGACGGTACAAAACCGATTAGTGAACGTGTTCACAAAATGTTGGATAAAGAAACCAAATCAGGCTATGCCGATATCACAAATTATTTTGCTTTTGACGAGAAGGTTAAGAAGGCAAGATGTGAACTCCTCAGTTTTTTAGGCAAGATAAGGTATGACGGAAAAACTATTGTCGGATACGGCGCGGCAGCCAAGGGCAACACCATGCTTAACTACTGCGGCATAAAAAATGACCTGATAGATTATGTCGCGGATATAAGCCCGCATAAGCAAGGCCGGTTTATGCCCGGCAGCCGCATACCAATAGTATCGCCGGACAGGATACGCCAGACAAAGCCGGATTACATCCTGATATTGCCCTGGAATATTAAAGAAGAAATAATGCGGCAGCTTTCTTATGTAAGAGACTGGGGAGGAAGTTTCATTATTCCCATTCCGGAATTAGAGGTGATCCGATGA
- a CDS encoding radical SAM protein, with translation MANLLKFLPRIFFSKGDPLQFIFFITSRCNLRCRHCFYLENLHGPKDELSLKEIEKLSQGMGELLWLSLTGGEPFLREDIAQIARIFYDNNRFNLLTICTNGILQDHVIRSVSDICKACKGSRVILYVSLDGMKETHDRIRGLQGGFEKALGTVRELKKLKKDFKNLNVATITTCSAENQKEMGALALFLRSEVKPDTISINLIRGKPRSTDLGEVDLKHYFEFIKIQKEGWATGDLGHFNLLGKTFIKRRELLQKQVISTVFKEDRFVIPCRAGNISCVMTQTGDLYPCEMLDKKIGNIKDADYDFKKLWRSARAAKLRSFIKDTKCYCTYECAITTNILFNAAQLTKMFIRKA, from the coding sequence ATGGCTAATCTGCTCAAATTTCTGCCAAGAATATTTTTCTCTAAAGGTGACCCGCTCCAGTTCATTTTTTTCATTACTTCCAGATGCAACCTCAGGTGCAGGCACTGCTTTTACCTCGAGAACCTGCACGGCCCGAAAGACGAATTATCCTTAAAAGAGATAGAGAAGCTCTCGCAGGGAATGGGTGAACTGCTCTGGCTCTCCCTGACCGGTGGCGAGCCTTTTTTAAGAGAGGATATCGCCCAGATCGCCAGGATCTTTTATGATAACAACAGATTCAACCTCCTGACCATATGTACAAACGGCATTTTGCAGGATCATGTCATTCGTTCGGTTTCCGATATATGCAAGGCATGCAAAGGCTCACGCGTAATACTATACGTCTCACTGGACGGTATGAAGGAGACTCATGACCGGATCAGGGGCCTTCAGGGCGGGTTTGAAAAGGCCCTGGGCACGGTACGGGAGCTTAAGAAGCTCAAAAAAGACTTTAAGAATCTGAATGTAGCGACCATTACTACCTGCAGCGCAGAAAATCAAAAGGAGATGGGGGCCTTAGCGTTGTTCCTGAGGAGCGAGGTTAAACCGGACACTATTTCGATCAATCTTATAAGAGGTAAACCGCGCTCCACCGACCTGGGCGAAGTGGACCTGAAGCATTATTTCGAGTTCATAAAGATCCAGAAAGAAGGATGGGCCACGGGAGATCTCGGGCATTTTAATTTGCTGGGCAAAACCTTTATCAAGCGCAGAGAACTGCTGCAGAAACAGGTCATATCCACCGTATTTAAAGAGGATAGATTCGTGATCCCCTGCCGAGCAGGAAATATCAGCTGTGTCATGACCCAGACCGGAGACCTATACCCCTGCGAAATGCTTGACAAGAAGATCGGCAATATAAAAGACGCAGATTATGATTTTAAAAAACTATGGCGTTCTGCCCGGGCGGCAAAGCTCAGGAGCTTTATCAAGGATACCAAGTGCTATTGCACCTACGAATGCGCCATTACGACTAACATCCTTTTTAATGCGGCACAATTAACGAAGATGTTTATAAGGAAGGCTTAA
- a CDS encoding CmcI family methyltransferase codes for MDIRINGDNITVTENGVKREFDIGTPEAFKLLSSLWLRSGWDTKHVYSFTWMGRPIIQLPEDVMRIQEVIYRVKPDVLIETGIAHGGSLIFYASLFKAMGKGRVIGVDIEIRPHNRKAIEAHDMYSLITMIEGSSVDNKIIGKVRSQVKRGEKGLVILDANHTKEHVLAELRAYSEFVAVDSYIVACDGITKELVGAPRTKPEWATDNPQSAIKNFLSERDDFVQEEPVFQFNEGQIKERVTYWPGAFLRRMK; via the coding sequence ATGGATATACGTATTAACGGCGATAATATCACCGTAACTGAAAATGGCGTCAAGCGCGAGTTTGACATCGGCACGCCCGAAGCGTTTAAATTACTCTCTTCTTTATGGCTACGGTCAGGGTGGGACACAAAACACGTCTACTCCTTTACATGGATGGGCCGTCCGATAATACAGCTGCCTGAAGATGTCATGCGTATCCAGGAGGTCATCTATCGCGTGAAACCGGATGTATTGATCGAAACCGGTATAGCGCATGGAGGCAGCTTGATATTCTACGCTAGCCTTTTTAAGGCGATGGGTAAAGGACGGGTGATAGGCGTAGATATTGAGATCCGGCCGCACAACCGCAAGGCTATCGAGGCGCATGATATGTATAGCCTAATCACCATGATCGAAGGGTCGTCTGTTGACAATAAGATAATCGGCAAGGTCCGCTCTCAGGTAAAACGCGGTGAAAAAGGCCTGGTCATTTTAGATGCCAATCACACAAAAGAGCATGTCCTGGCCGAATTACGGGCCTATTCTGAATTTGTAGCGGTAGATTCATATATCGTCGCATGCGACGGTATTACGAAAGAGCTTGTGGGGGCGCCGCGCACCAAGCCTGAATGGGCTACGGACAACCCACAATCGGCTATTAAGAATTTTCTGTCGGAGCGGGATGATTTTGTTCAGGAAGAACCGGTGTTTCAGTTTAATGAGGGGCAGATAAAAGAGCGCGTTACCTATTGGCCGGGCGCTTTTCTGCGGCGAATGAAATGA
- a CDS encoding SDR family NAD(P)-dependent oxidoreductase yields MKYLVTGGTGFIGSALVRSLLKDGCRVRVLDNGSRGGFDRLKNISSQIEVIKADIREPKAVQEACKGVDAVCHLAYLNGTEFFYTKPELVLEIGVKGIVNIIDACIKEGVRELIVASSSEVYQTPPNIPTDEKVPLSIPDPLNPRYSYGGGKIISELMAINYGRKHFDRVIIFRPHNVYGPDMGKEHVIPQFILRMKELCGKNSSKQIQFPIQGTGQETRSFVFIDDFIDGLMMVIKKGEHLGIYNIGTMEEVTIKKLAAEVGRYFNRKIIVRPGKPAEGGTLHRCPDISKLKKLGYVPKTFFAKGLDLTAVWYDKQYKGDTLE; encoded by the coding sequence ATGAAATATCTGGTAACCGGCGGAACGGGTTTTATAGGCAGTGCCCTCGTGCGCAGTCTTTTAAAAGACGGGTGCCGGGTAAGGGTTTTAGATAACGGTTCCAGGGGAGGATTCGACAGGCTCAAGAATATATCGTCTCAAATAGAGGTGATCAAGGCAGATATACGTGAACCAAAAGCTGTTCAAGAAGCATGTAAGGGAGTGGATGCCGTATGCCATCTTGCATATTTGAATGGCACGGAATTTTTCTATACCAAACCGGAACTGGTACTTGAGATCGGAGTGAAAGGCATAGTCAATATTATAGACGCATGTATCAAAGAGGGCGTGCGTGAATTAATAGTAGCCTCCAGTTCGGAAGTATATCAGACGCCGCCGAATATCCCCACTGACGAAAAGGTGCCGCTGAGTATTCCCGATCCGCTTAACCCGCGCTATTCTTACGGCGGAGGCAAGATAATCAGCGAGCTCATGGCTATAAATTACGGACGGAAGCATTTTGACAGGGTAATTATATTCAGGCCGCATAATGTATATGGGCCCGATATGGGCAAAGAACATGTCATCCCGCAGTTTATTCTCAGGATGAAAGAGCTTTGCGGAAAAAACAGTTCGAAACAGATACAGTTCCCCATACAGGGGACCGGCCAAGAGACACGATCATTTGTTTTTATAGACGATTTTATTGACGGGCTCATGATGGTTATTAAAAAGGGAGAACATCTGGGCATCTACAACATCGGGACCATGGAAGAGGTGACGATTAAAAAATTAGCCGCGGAAGTGGGAAGGTATTTTAACAGGAAGATCATCGTCAGGCCGGGCAAGCCGGCTGAAGGGGGAACGTTGCACCGCTGCCCCGATATTTCGAAATTAAAGAAACTGGGGTATGTGCCAAAAACCTTTTTTGCCAAGGGGTTGGATCTTACGGCCGTATGGTACGATAAACAATATAAGGGGGACACACTTGAATAA